One Synergistota bacterium DNA window includes the following coding sequences:
- a CDS encoding phosphoribosylformylglycinamidine cyclo-ligase, with protein MYRYKDAGVDIERGEKFSQFISQREEMPEWLIQEPTGYASILGFTDPPIVVTTDGIGTKLILHQRYKRWEDAVSDLIAMNYNDIVAVGGEPIAFLDYIGTLKINDELYEFARTLRKKLSELGIHLVAGETAEMPGIYLEHWDAVGFAIGILKKRLPIESIKGGDPIIGLRSSGFHSNGWSLIRKILSEEKIDPLSLPFDILAGTIIYSDVPMVFKELKGIAHITGGGIKRALKRVLWEKGYRLRIKRSPHYDWILNYVSLEEALSTFNMGYGMLLFTDKDKADSICRKLKGEIIGEVLGDKEEGEITYGD; from the coding sequence ATGTACAGATATAAGGACGCGGGCGTTGATATAGAGCGCGGAGAGAAATTCTCACAATTTATATCGCAAAGAGAGGAAATGCCCGAGTGGTTAATTCAGGAGCCGACGGGATATGCATCTATCTTGGGCTTCACCGATCCTCCCATAGTGGTCACCACGGATGGTATAGGAACAAAGCTAATTCTTCATCAGCGATATAAAAGATGGGAAGACGCTGTATCGGACCTCATAGCCATGAACTATAACGACATAGTCGCGGTTGGAGGAGAACCTATAGCTTTCCTGGATTACATAGGAACCCTGAAGATAAACGATGAGCTTTATGAGTTTGCCAGGACCTTAAGGAAAAAGCTAAGCGAGCTTGGCATCCACTTAGTTGCAGGAGAAACCGCAGAGATGCCTGGAATATATTTAGAACACTGGGATGCAGTGGGATTCGCAATCGGAATACTCAAAAAGCGCCTTCCAATTGAAAGCATCAAAGGAGGAGATCCGATAATAGGCTTAAGATCGTCTGGGTTTCACTCCAACGGATGGAGCCTTATAAGAAAGATCCTCTCGGAGGAAAAAATAGATCCTCTATCGCTTCCCTTCGATATCCTCGCCGGGACAATCATCTATAGCGATGTCCCCATGGTCTTTAAGGAGCTGAAGGGAATAGCGCATATAACGGGCGGGGGAATAAAAAGAGCCTTAAAGAGAGTTCTTTGGGAAAAGGGTTACCGTTTAAGAATCAAAAGGAGCCCACACTATGACTGGATTCTAAACTATGTTAGCCTTGAGGAAGCCCTTTCTACCTTCAACATGGGCTATGGAATGCTCCTTTTCACAGACAAGGACAAGGCAGATTCGATTTGCCGAAAGCTAAAGGGAGAAATAATCGGAGAGGTTTTAGGAGACAAGGAGGAGGGGGAAATAACCTATGGAGACTAA
- the aroE gene encoding shikimate dehydrogenase has translation MKKLGLLGYPLKHSYSAKLYNALFKKHGVDAEYINLEIEPAEIENTIKAILSNESWIGFNITKPYKEKVARYLSSLTKSAQEIGAINIALRENHLGDNTDWKGFYKSLQDFPDIKSATVIGAGGAGKAVAYALLRKGIKRLFILNRTISKAQRLKEKLSHLFKDAEIEIKALDESGVAISESDIVVNATPVGMYPKVEETLPIDFKAFTSSKIAYDLIYNPEETSFLKEARLRGAKTISGIEMFLNQAAENLQLWGFEELSHEVRAVDILRELA, from the coding sequence ATGAAAAAGCTGGGGCTTCTGGGGTATCCTCTTAAGCATAGCTATTCAGCAAAGCTATACAACGCTTTATTCAAGAAACATGGAGTAGATGCAGAATATATTAATCTCGAAATCGAACCAGCCGAGATAGAAAACACGATAAAGGCGATACTCAGCAACGAGAGCTGGATCGGCTTTAACATAACCAAGCCTTACAAGGAAAAAGTGGCGAGATATCTCTCCTCGCTAACGAAATCAGCGCAGGAAATAGGAGCGATCAACATAGCTTTGAGAGAAAATCACCTGGGAGATAATACCGATTGGAAAGGTTTCTACAAAAGTCTGCAGGATTTTCCCGACATCAAGAGCGCAACCGTGATAGGAGCAGGAGGAGCGGGTAAAGCCGTAGCCTATGCCCTCTTAAGGAAGGGCATTAAAAGGCTATTTATCTTAAACAGAACGATATCAAAAGCCCAAAGGTTAAAGGAAAAACTATCACATCTATTCAAAGATGCCGAAATAGAGATTAAAGCGCTTGATGAAAGTGGTGTCGCGATATCCGAATCCGATATAGTGGTGAATGCTACACCGGTTGGCATGTATCCCAAGGTTGAGGAAACCCTTCCCATTGACTTTAAAGCATTCACCTCATCAAAAATAGCCTATGATCTTATATATAACCCAGAAGAGACCTCGTTTCTGAAGGAAGCTCGCTTAAGGGGAGCTAAAACCATAAGCGGAATAGAAATGTTTCTCAATCAGGCAGCTGAAAATCTCCAGCTTTGGGGATTTGAGGAGCTTTCCCATGAAGTAAGAGCGGTTGACATACTGAGAGAATTAGCTTAA
- a CDS encoding NADP-dependent malic enzyme, whose amino-acid sequence MHPVYQGKVQVIPKVPIRNLEDLGIWYTPGVAAPCREISQDKEKVYDYTNWGNTIAIISDGTRILGLGNIGPEAGLPVMEGKALLFKYLGGVDAYPICEGASLLL is encoded by the coding sequence CTGCATCCTGTTTATCAGGGGAAGGTTCAGGTGATTCCTAAGGTTCCAATTCGAAACCTTGAGGACCTCGGCATATGGTATACTCCGGGCGTTGCGGCACCCTGCAGGGAGATAAGTCAAGATAAGGAGAAGGTTTATGACTATACCAATTGGGGTAATACCATAGCTATCATATCGGATGGAACGAGGATTCTGGGGCTTGGGAACATAGGACCCGAGGCTGGTTTGCCGGTTATGGAGGGGAAGGCGCTTCTCTTTAAGTATTTGGGCGGTGTTGACGCTTATCCCATCTGCGAAGGCGCGAGTTTGCTCTTATAA
- a CDS encoding methyl-accepting chemotaxis protein: MKSLKSKMLLLILVPVTVILVIGAFVIETSVRNAVVSITEKMAMEIAQSTADRVSEWLNGIVREMKLLAERNAVIEALKTGKWQDLIKKLKKEIKAAPDLEMFFIAYPDGKSISTAGVSADISDRRYFKEIMKEGKDVVISDALISKASGKPICAIAVPVKDESGKTIGLIGATILLTRLSDEIASKKAIGGMGAIGIVDSTGLTIAYPDKRAVMKIRVTEASKAGYKGFDELGRKMIAGETGFGKYIRPDGTVDYFFYAPVKAAKGWSLGVDVFENKLMAPVSHLLHLLITIFAVIVGVSAVVIFFVSSSIANPIRKLALSVIEFGKGDLTVKFDVKGKDEVAQMAEALNQATAALRDSMKSISETSLRLSSSARTLASAADEASSISDGISTRMEQVNNLVQDVSASIEEVNSGIEEVAASAQNVAKSAQDLSDKSGEVIDLVKKGVEITRRAMELSQRNYESVQGTAKQVETLAERTRSVGEIVQTISSIAEQTNLLALNAAIEAARAGEAGKGFAVVADEIRKLAEESRSATESISKTLEEIKSDAFRVRELTDETVKDISVVAKGAEEVVNLFSEISAEIEGMTSLIETTAAAAQEQSASSQEMSSAMDMATKSVADVAQQIESVVESVRKQVDVNHSVSQESEELSGIAGRLAQLVKRFKL; this comes from the coding sequence GCCGTCGTTTCGATAACGGAGAAGATGGCGATGGAGATCGCTCAAAGCACTGCCGATAGGGTGAGCGAGTGGTTAAACGGCATAGTCAGGGAAATGAAGCTTCTCGCTGAGAGAAACGCGGTTATAGAGGCGCTTAAGACGGGCAAGTGGCAGGACTTGATAAAGAAGCTCAAGAAGGAGATAAAGGCGGCGCCCGATTTAGAGATGTTCTTTATAGCATATCCTGACGGAAAGTCGATTTCAACCGCTGGGGTTAGCGCTGATATTTCCGATAGGCGCTACTTTAAGGAGATAATGAAAGAGGGCAAAGATGTGGTTATAAGCGATGCACTTATATCTAAAGCGTCTGGTAAGCCCATATGCGCTATAGCAGTTCCGGTGAAAGATGAGAGTGGCAAAACGATAGGATTAATCGGGGCGACCATTCTTTTGACGAGGCTTTCTGATGAGATAGCAAGCAAGAAAGCCATAGGTGGCATGGGAGCCATTGGAATCGTTGATTCTACCGGTTTGACGATTGCGTATCCTGATAAGAGGGCTGTAATGAAGATTCGAGTTACGGAAGCGTCTAAAGCTGGATACAAAGGGTTTGACGAGCTTGGTAGGAAGATGATAGCGGGGGAGACCGGATTTGGCAAATATATCCGCCCAGATGGCACGGTTGATTACTTTTTCTACGCACCGGTAAAGGCGGCTAAGGGGTGGTCTCTTGGTGTTGATGTCTTTGAGAATAAGCTTATGGCGCCGGTTAGCCATCTGTTGCATCTTCTTATAACTATATTCGCTGTCATTGTTGGCGTCTCTGCGGTGGTAATTTTCTTCGTTAGCTCGTCTATAGCGAATCCTATAAGAAAGCTTGCCCTGTCAGTGATAGAGTTTGGCAAGGGTGATCTCACCGTTAAGTTCGATGTTAAAGGTAAGGATGAGGTTGCTCAGATGGCAGAGGCTCTGAATCAGGCTACGGCTGCACTGAGGGATTCGATGAAATCTATATCCGAGACATCTCTTAGGCTGTCTTCTTCAGCCCGGACACTTGCCTCGGCTGCGGATGAAGCAAGCTCGATAAGCGATGGTATTTCAACCCGTATGGAGCAGGTAAATAATCTCGTTCAGGATGTCTCTGCCTCGATTGAGGAGGTGAACAGCGGGATAGAGGAGGTTGCAGCGAGCGCCCAAAACGTTGCCAAGTCCGCTCAGGATCTTTCGGATAAATCGGGCGAGGTTATCGATCTCGTTAAGAAGGGAGTTGAAATCACGCGGAGAGCTATGGAGCTCAGCCAGCGCAACTATGAGAGCGTTCAGGGAACCGCTAAGCAGGTGGAAACTCTTGCCGAGCGCACGAGGAGCGTAGGAGAGATAGTTCAAACCATAAGTTCTATAGCTGAGCAGACCAACCTTCTTGCGTTGAATGCAGCGATAGAGGCGGCTCGCGCTGGAGAAGCCGGAAAGGGATTTGCTGTGGTTGCAGATGAGATAAGGAAGCTGGCTGAGGAAAGTAGAAGCGCTACTGAGAGCATAAGCAAGACCCTTGAGGAGATAAAGAGCGATGCTTTCCGCGTGAGAGAGCTAACGGATGAAACTGTTAAGGATATTTCGGTGGTGGCTAAGGGAGCTGAGGAGGTAGTTAATCTCTTTTCGGAGATAAGCGCTGAGATAGAGGGAATGACGAGTCTCATAGAGACGACGGCGGCAGCTGCTCAGGAGCAGAGCGCCTCTTCTCAGGAAATGAGTAGCGCTATGGATATGGCTACCAAGAGCGTTGCCGATGTGGCTCAGCAGATAGAGAGCGTTGTGGAATCTGTGAGAAAGCAGGTGGATGTCAATCATAGTGTGAGCCAAGAAAGCGAGGAGCTGAGCGGAATAGCGGGGAGGTTGGCGCAGCTTGTAAAGAGATTTAAGCTTTAA
- the guaB gene encoding IMP dehydrogenase, whose protein sequence is MREFLTFDDVLLLPRYSEVVPTETDVKTRLTTGVEISIPLVSAAMDTVTEHALAKALAREGGIGIIHKNMSIKKQAHEVELVKKTENGVIYDPLTILPDATVKEALAIMAEYKIGGLAVVDEKGRLLGLLTNRDVRFEKDLKKPVRELMTPREKLITAHPDISLEEAKEILHRHKIEKLPLLDGEKLVGLITIKDIMSVIEHPNASRDEKGRLRVGAAVGTSLETMERVEALLKAGADVIVIDTAHGHSKRVIEKLREIKSCFPDVQVIAGNVATSEGAKALVEAGADGIKVGVGPGSICTTRVVAGVGVPQLSAIMEAVSEAKKKNIPIIADGGIRYSGDIVKALAAGAESVMIGSIFAGTEEAPGETILYQGRKYKAYRGMGSLGALKEGGAERYFQERGKLVPEGVEGMVPYKGSVKDVVSQLVGGIRSGMGYIGAKNLKELREKALFIKVSSSGVRESHPHDVIITKESPNYWTSGNSL, encoded by the coding sequence ATGAGGGAGTTTTTAACCTTCGATGATGTCCTGCTTCTCCCGCGATACAGCGAGGTAGTTCCCACAGAAACGGATGTAAAAACGCGATTAACGACCGGTGTGGAGATAAGCATACCGCTCGTCAGCGCAGCCATGGACACGGTAACGGAACATGCTCTTGCCAAAGCCTTAGCGCGAGAGGGCGGTATAGGAATAATCCACAAGAATATGTCTATAAAGAAGCAGGCTCACGAGGTAGAGCTCGTCAAGAAAACCGAAAACGGGGTGATCTACGATCCCCTAACGATTCTGCCAGATGCTACCGTTAAAGAAGCTTTAGCAATAATGGCGGAGTATAAGATAGGAGGGCTGGCGGTCGTAGATGAAAAAGGCAGACTTCTGGGCCTGTTGACCAACAGAGATGTAAGATTTGAGAAGGATCTTAAAAAGCCCGTAAGGGAACTTATGACTCCAAGGGAGAAGCTCATAACCGCCCATCCAGACATATCTCTTGAAGAAGCAAAGGAAATTCTACATAGGCATAAGATAGAGAAGCTTCCCCTACTGGATGGGGAAAAGCTCGTGGGATTAATAACTATAAAGGATATTATGAGCGTCATAGAGCATCCTAACGCCTCGAGAGACGAAAAGGGGAGGCTGAGAGTTGGCGCAGCTGTGGGAACCTCGCTTGAAACCATGGAGCGAGTGGAAGCTCTACTTAAAGCAGGTGCGGACGTTATAGTTATCGACACAGCTCATGGGCACTCGAAAAGGGTGATAGAGAAACTCAGGGAGATAAAATCTTGCTTTCCTGATGTTCAAGTAATAGCGGGAAATGTAGCAACCTCGGAGGGAGCTAAGGCACTGGTTGAAGCGGGAGCAGATGGAATTAAAGTGGGGGTGGGACCGGGATCGATATGCACAACGCGTGTTGTAGCTGGAGTAGGTGTACCACAGCTTTCCGCAATAATGGAGGCGGTGAGCGAAGCAAAAAAGAAGAACATACCGATAATAGCAGATGGAGGGATAAGATACAGCGGAGATATAGTAAAAGCTCTGGCAGCGGGAGCAGAAAGCGTAATGATAGGAAGCATATTTGCTGGTACCGAAGAAGCGCCCGGAGAAACGATACTCTATCAGGGTAGAAAATATAAGGCATATAGAGGGATGGGAAGCTTAGGCGCTCTAAAGGAGGGAGGGGCCGAAAGGTATTTCCAGGAAAGGGGAAAGCTCGTTCCCGAGGGAGTTGAGGGGATGGTTCCCTACAAGGGAAGCGTGAAAGATGTCGTGAGCCAGTTAGTAGGGGGAATAAGATCCGGAATGGGATATATCGGAGCGAAAAACCTCAAAGAGCTGAGGGAGAAAGCCCTCTTCATAAAGGTGAGTTCATCCGGCGTCAGGGAAAGCCACCCACACGATGTAATAATCACCAAGGAATCCCCAAACTACTGGACGAGTGGAAACTCCCTTTAA